The stretch of DNA AAGGCAAAAGAGCAGAAAAACCCAGGTCTgtacctttttttaaattgatcttatttttttctgcattgtctTGTGAACATTCCTACAGCTATCTGGAACATTAGAATTTTTGCAACCATGCTTTCAGTATTTACATTATAATTTGTGGTTCTCAGCCCTGGTTTTGCAGTGGAGGCAAGTGGTTTTCCggttttaaaatcattaaaaaaaataatgtaatgcagCAAATAAATCTACTAAAGTGTATTtatataaactgaaaacaagaatacacaaaaaataatagaTGATAATTCAAAGAGGGAGTACTTCTATTATCACATTTTTAAttacaatattacacaatatgATATTGTGTCTAAGATACAGCACATCCTAACCTTCAGAACCAAGCTTGAGAAACACTCCTGTAGATGAGAGAAGTTCTACTGTTTGCATCCAACCTTTTATGCAGTATTGTTTTATACAAAGATTGGAAGAAGCGAAACTGTACACTTCTGATGAATAATTTGCATGTTGTCAGTGCATGCATTATTAGCTATGCATGAATGTATTAACAACTGTGTGTGCATACCAGGTGTTTTATTGATTATGCACTGTTCTGGTGTATGTTACAGGTCTCTGACAGTCTACTCACGGATGCAGCAAATTGGTATTCTGATGGCGGGCCCACtggagaaggtgtgtgtgtgtgtgtgtctctaactGCTGAACATGAATAGAAAGTTACAGCAGGTGTTGGATATTGTGCTACATTTCTCAATGTTCTGATGTAACCAAAGACAAATTGCATCCTTATAATTcagctcttttcttttttttttttttcctcccctcctttttaagtaaaagtgaaGAGTAGCATCATTAGCACATCTGGTACCATATACTGTGTATTTATTGACCAGAAAGCTCTGAGTAACTTCGTATGGCATCTTTATTTGTGGAATGGACAAAACTAGTAAAATGTTGTTGGCCGGCACAAAGGAAGGTGTTTTGAATTAGGGGTGCTTAAAATTAAGCAGCATGTAATTGATTTGCACAGTGAGGTCATTCAAGTAATATGCTTTTCATTTGCCTTCTCTGTAGCGTTTGCAtcaaatagagaaaaaaataggCAACTAAACAAATCCGCATATTTGAACACAAGCAAGACCTTTACCTTATATGGTTTTAAGAGAACAAAATGTCTGGAAACTTTTTGTAAAAGATCTGAGGAGCATTTCTTGCAGACATTCTTAAATTATTAGGactaaattattcatttatttgtccaACTAGAAGTGTTTCTCAATTCTGATCCAGGAATAACAGCAGTTTCAGAGTTTCTACTAATTAACAGAGAAGGCCTTGCTTAAACAGTGTTTGAGTCTTACAGCAAGAAAACACTAAAACATGCATGGCTTGTAGTACCCCAGAGCCAGGATTTAGAACTGAGCTTCTCAATCTTTTTAGtacatacataatttaaaaggttttattctaattttattatatatgtgccAAAATAGTAAACATTTACCTTGTGTAATTTTACCATCGTGTCTTTGTTCATACAGTTGGGCCACGATTTCCCTGAGACACCAGTATCAGTGCGACACAGCAAGGTCAGGCCCAGTGCAGAGAAGCCTCACATTCAGCGCAACTTCTTCATCCAGCAACCCCGCAAGTTTTGAGCCAAAACGGCCACCACTGAGGATGTGGGTAGCTGTATGTGTGTAACAGGAAGTGTGTTTTGAGGTGAACGATGCGCATTAAGGACCTGACCTTTATCAATATCTAATATCTGACCTTGTCACTTGATATTTTTCTAAGCTTGTAGATATGTTTTCTTCTATGTTAACTTCTTGCAGTCTTGTAGCAGGACTCTTCTGCACAGATTCAGTGCTTATCTCTGTGCTCATCTCTCTGCTTGGTTTCAGTGCATGTATGAGCCATTTAATAACGCAGAATGAGAGGTGTTGCTTTGTAACATGCAGAATTTAAATGCCTGTCAACTGGTGTTTTGTACTGCTTAAATAAAAAGATGTGGCATTATGTAATCTGCTTTGGTGAGTAgattcatttttgtatttatttgtttatgggTCTTCCTTTTAAAATTTTCTATTTAGGCCAAAaacttgactttttttttttttttttttactttttttccccagTGCGCTTAAAATAAATACCCAcaagtaaagtgtttgtgtttagACATTTATTTACCTTGCTCTCTAAAATGGGTTTGTTCTATAGAGCTGAAGATGTATCAGTCTgccataaaatacaaaacaaaaccccaaaaaaaacagttaacacACTTGCTGTTTGcacatgtaatatatatatttcaatacaaTTACCACAAGGCAAAAGAGGGATGATACCATACACACAATCCACACCGCATGTCACACATTACATTTCTACATCTTAAGGCCAGCTGAGGCTGAGACTACTGCTTCTTAATATAACAAACAAATGAACATGATGGCCTACATCACAGAAATACTAAAAACGGCATCTGTATGCAGTCTGGCACAGCAATGATAATTGATTTACTCATCAGTGCACCTGTTTTTCTATAGAGAGGACTGTCCACTCTTTAATGAGTAGGCCTAAAAATAACTAAAGCGCTAACTTCTCCAGCTGCTTAAAGAAGGAGATTTTTATATAGTTCATAATGTGTGGCAGAGGTGCTAGTTAAAAAAATGGTGGTGGGCCTGGAATATAATGTAGACTGGCAAAGAGACATGGCTCCCACACTGGCTGAAATGAACTTTTCacatgggtattttttttttaagcagtggacTATGTCAAAAGATGGGGGCGCTAAAATACCacgtgaaaaaaaataataaccagCGTGGTTTAACATTTTGCGTATGTAAATTAACTCTCGTGAGTGCAAATGTGAAGCTCACGAGCAAAAAAGGGGAATTATGTGCGCGCTGAACataatatctctatatataatgttttttttttctttcccctcGAATTCACAGTTCTTCTCGCGCGCTGTGCGAATTACCTGCGGCTTTTGCGCTCCAGTTTTGAAAAGTTTTGACaggttgggggcggggtcagggtcaactccctcagcgaatgcccactggggctccggcctgcagcattacccttctctAAATACAGGAACGAGCAGGTGAGGCTTGTTATCACTAGTAACTCCAGGAAACTCTCTGGAGTCCACCTGAGGAACAGTGTCTCGCCGTTGTCTCCCTCTGCTGGTAACTAATGGTGCAGGCTGATCCTTTACACTGTTAATATATTTAAGATGACTGATTTTTACTCTAAATGCAATGCTGCCATCTTGTGTTTGTGTCATGAAACACACAATTATCACCGCTTGGATGTTTGAGATCTTGAATGAAGCCcgaagtcagtctaaaacccgccatACAGAAGCTTAAATTAGCCAAATATATGCCTGTCACAGGTTTAAAGGAAATGTCAAAACAACTATAAGTGTATGACTTAGTattttaatagatagatagatagatagatactttatttatcccgaaggaaatttagggtaTTTTGTATATTAGGGATTTATCAGTATTGCTATCTATCTTAAAGTCATTATTAATATTGTAACATAAGTGTTTTATaagttcttttataacagttttataaaaGTCAAGAACATTTACCAGTAATAGTAACcataatttgcaaaaaaaaaaaaaaaaaaaaaaaaaaaaaaaaaaatatatatatatatatatatatatatatatatatatatatatatatatatatatatatatatatatatatatatatatatatatatatatatatatatatatctgaaatCTATTTTCTGcactttaacattttttattcttttgtgaTTTCTTGTAACATTgtgatttgtttttctttctttctctctctctctcgatgcAATCCTCCCTTTTCTTAGTGTTGTAATCAAAGTAGATTGATTTTACTGTGGACTTGTACGCCTTTGCCCTCAATGTTCATGTAACATGCAAGGCAACAAGccacttttttctgttttgtgtttatttaattattcttttGCGGCCGcgataatattttaaaagtagcccaaaataCTCATCCGCAATATGAACGCGCTCCGGGGCGTAGCAGCAagttctgggccctgtacactctcaatgtccgtgggcccctatccatgccagtacacaaggaacgtgagagATGAGGATTTTTCATGACCCCCTCTCTCTACTCTGGTCCTGGATAGTCAGGTTCACTTTTCCCCTCCAcagaaaacgggtggaaaacaaaaacggGTGCGAAACCGAAACGGGcggaaaatgaaaacgggtgcAAAACGAAAAATGaaaggcagcgttagctccttttataaagaaatttaataaaattttctCTCTTAACTTTATGTCTTTTTATTGTTACtctgcttattgtagtatcatgTCTGAGCTAGTGGATATGGTGAATTTTATAAGACCCCTTATCGAATAAAATGCTGCCGAATGAGAGAGCTGCCATTGATGGCAGTGAATATCTAGGCAGCTGCCTTCAGATTAGACTGTAGCTACAAAGTATTATGCACAGGGGAGAGGCGTGttactttcattaaaaaaaaaaatcagcagataAGCAGACAAAACTGCTCGGAgcacatttttaccttttttttttatcaaacattcctCCCACATCTGCATTCTTCTTAATCTGGGCAAATTTAAATAGCTGAAGGCAgaaagtgaaatatttttcagGCCACCTGCTCACACTACTCTGGGCAATTACATCTCATAAATTATTTTCACTTTATTCACtcacctgaacctgaacctgctCTTTACTTTGCAAAACAACCCAATATCAATGGCTGACTGGCTAGCCATACACACATAGGATATATCAGGAATGTTCACCTGTCTCATATCTTCTACTATTCTGTAACTTGAATTGACTGATACGCATACAGACATTACTAGTCTAGAACttcacctttaatataaacacacagattgCTATATTTTACTTTATGTACCTTTGTTTCATTATCTGCTGATTAGATTTGAATATTTTTAGATTATTAGTGACAaccttctgtttaaaaaaaacaaacaacaaaaacccaactttgttttattttttcgaaGTACGGGTGTGTACGGGTGTTTGAGCCCCCAAAATATAGCTACCGCCACAGAGTAAACATTTCTGAATAATTCACACATGCATTTGTGCTCAGTTTTGATAAATTTATTTACCATTCAATAAAGCTTGTTTTTCCATGGCTCTCCCACATTCCCGCCAATCACAATTAACGTTTGTTAATAACACAGGTAATTGCCACAGGCTTATTGtaaaaagtatgataaaaataCATTCCAAAGTCAATGTAAGACATAGGCATAcagaggtaaaaaaaacaaaaacaaaaaaacaatacccCTGAACAAGCTTTGTATAAAAATTAAGTTCTGcacattttaacagatgcttCTATGCTATCTATTTAAATAGAAGCTGCCTTGGTAATGTTCTCCTGATCCATAAgtagttaatttaaaaaatatataaaaaacaatgtcTGTGGAATGTaggtaatataaaaataatgtataaaacacaccaaaataacaTTAGAGTCAGAGAAAAATAATCTCACATGATTCTAATTTGATCATTTCATAATTTACAGGACCTGCTATCCCTGAAGTAACAGAGGTTTTAAATGCCACACTAAGCTTCACTGGTCAGGCTGTCCATTTTATGTATGTTGTAAGCATCCCACATGCcattttacattatgtaattaGGCCTGAGATAAGCATATATTCTTGTTCtactttgatttttttattactattacatGTAACTCCTAGGAGTCAAAAATCTCAAATGTGTCTAGGAGTTCACTGGAAATAAATCAAAATCTAATGTAGGTGGTATAGAAACAATGAGGCAATCCACAAAACTACTGTAACAGTCTCAATTTAGCCATGATTCATTCTATAATATAGTATTGTGTTGATTTGTATAGTATTTGAGGTTTTGTTTCATGTATTTATCATTCTAAATACATCCCTAACACTCCCCAAAGTTAATGTCTGATAACAGGTAATTACAAGTAAATGTTTGttataaaaatgacattttcaTTAAAAAGAACTGACCATTCATATAAAACCTTCAACTACAGCAATAAATAAGGCTCAAGTGCTCTGAAGTCAGGCAGTATTAAGGGAAGTATAAAATCTAAATTCAGCATCTGTGAATGTCCCTGAACAAGTGGGTAAAACAACAAATTTTGGTGTAAAAATTAGTCCCACAACATAATCAATGCATGCTATCAATCTACAGAATATCTTAATAATGCTCCCCTCATCCATGTTAATAAAAGGAATGTAAAAAATCATGTAATCAAACTAAAAAAATCTAACATAATGCCTTATTTGGTCATTTCATAACTCACAGGACCTGCTGTTTATACGCCACATTAGGCTTCACTGGTCAGGTCCTCCATGATGTCACCTGCATGCTTCCACAAGGCATCGATCAGAAGCTCAGTTGCTTTGGTGCTGTTTgtaaattccagcactttcctcATTTTGGCATGGTCAGTTAGTTGAGCTTCCACAATAGATCTCATTTCATTTGTCAGGTTGAGGTCATCTGCAATTGCATccacattttttactttatttattaatttacttcgTTTTGTCTTCAGGAACTCCTTTTTATCTGCGAGAGTAAGTAGAGGAAGAACGAGAGAATgggagagaaggaaaaaaaataataaaatcaccaTTAAACAAATGTAGACAAAAATGGGAACTAAATAACACTAGCACATACAGTATACTGATATGTTCAGTTTAATGAtgttggatttatttttttatttgatagcTCCAAGTAATACTAGATCAGTAGACACCTGCAATTGTCTGATTCCCAGCAGGAGAGGTGGAGCTGTTTGCtgtaaaacagacaaaaacaaaatacatgaaTGGATTTAGAAGATCTTCTCAAACCTCATGGTTAAAAAGTTCACAAAATAATTGAATTGACCATTTTGCTAACTAGTTACAATTATTGACACACAGATATCATGTCATATAGCCACCTaatcaaaaaacagaatttaccATTGATTATGTGACGTTTTTCATCAATCCTTATTTGTTTGGTTTATTCACAGTTATATTGATGCCACCCGTATTTGAGTTAAATATTAGGGGGGCAACAACATGACTGGCACCATCGGCTTGAATATTCACAACCCTACCTGTTGACACAAAAAGTCAAATCATGATTTACAGTCAATAACTATGATCACTAATAGGCATGTTCAACTAAATGGAACTTTGCACCTCACCAGGCTGCTGCATGAGGCTACATGACATATCTGGGTAATGGGTTCATCATACTTTGGTGACTGTCTAACTGAACTAAAAATATGAAGCCTGACATTAACAAAGAACAGGATCCAAACAGCACTTTAGGATCATACACACCTGAGGTTGAGACACCGGCCACTGGAGTCTGGACACTTGTTGctgtaaaaaaaacccaaaaaaaacacacagacagcaTGAGCTTTAATGAATCAGAGGTGGGTGGCTAAATTTAATAAATGATATACAAACAAACATTATGTCCatataaaacactcatatttAAACTGTGTTTCTAGAACAATTTGACTTGTTTAATCTATTAATCAGTTACAACCAGTTAACACGTCCGTTTGCCTTTTTATTAAAGGCAGCAGTAGGTATACAACCTACGTAGATTTTTTTCAAAATCTCATAATTACTTTAACCAATGTTTGGATTGTCAgcttatagatttttttttccagattttgaCATGTCAGAATTcttcacaatatcacaataagGAGTAGCTTAATTACTTTaacatttaagaaaataaagtcaatgtttttttttttattcaataaatacatttttcaagataaactataaataaatttttttttgtttgtttgactcCCGAGAAAGTTAGGAATTTCAGGATCTATTAGTAGGTCTAAATTTTCTCATTCTTAGAAACAAATCCATTTCAATTAACGAACAATATTCTGACATACTGCTGTTTTCACTGAAGTGCAAGTAGTGGCAGTTGAGTGTGCTTGTGGGCTACCTGAGGTATCAGAGGTGTCCACAGTGGATATCCATCTCTGGAGATCTGGGCTTGACTCGTTCACACCACCCTTCTtcagtacatttaaaaaattcCGGCAAGAGTCCTGTCCTTTATCCCAGATCATATCCAGGAGCATTGTATTCTTTTTATCATAATTGTCAATTATCTTCAGGTTTTTATATTCAGTGGATGATATAATTTCCTGTGAATCTACATATTGTAGAACTATATCATTCCCGTGCAGCCATTTGATCAGATCTGGTTTGTTACGCTTGACAATGGCTTTGAAATCCATttattctgaaaagaaaaaatacaggaatatcaccattattatacatttaatccCAGATAGTATGATAGAGAAAAGCTGACGTAAGCAACCTCATCCCCTACTGAATATGTGAGGTATCATGTGTGCTAAGACAAAACCGTTGTACACCACCAAGCACTTCATTAGGAAGACCTGTACACCtgatcattcatgtaattatctaatcagccaatcatttGGCAGCAGTGCAAATGTATAAAACCATGCAGACATGGGCCAACAGCCCATCTACAGTAAAGATAGGGACAAAATATGATCCCAGTGACTGAATGTTTTTGTTGGTGTCAGAAAGGCTAGTTCAAGTCCTGGTCTCCTGTGAGTTTAGAATAATATTCACTATTGTGAAATAAACCATGCAGCAATATTCCTGAATATGGAGAAACGTGTGATGAGAAAAGGGAACAGAAATTGCCAGACTTGTCTGAGCTGTCAGAGAGGCTGCAGTAACTCAAACTGTGTTTTTTGGTTTGACTCCAAGTTAGTTTATGGTCatgatatttaataattatttagtttaatacattttattttactattaattcAACTATGGCTTGAGAC from Astyanax mexicanus isolate ESR-SI-001 chromosome 11, AstMex3_surface, whole genome shotgun sequence encodes:
- the dap1b gene encoding death-associated protein-like 1-A; amino-acid sequence: MVQLSKAGMRDTLTLKAGHPPAVKAGGKRVVKKCSEESGTPDKEGKRAEKPRSLTVYSRMQQIGILMAGPLEKLGHDFPETPVSVRHSKVRPSAEKPHIQRNFFIQQPRKF
- the si:dkey-10c21.1 gene encoding uncharacterized protein si:dkey-10c21.1, producing MDFKAIVKRNKPDLIKWLHGNDIVLQYVDSQEIISSTEYKNLKIIDNYDKKNTMLLDMIWDKGQDSCRNFLNVLKKGGVNESSPDLQRWISTVDTSDTSATSVQTPVAGVSTSANSSTSPAGNQTIADKKEFLKTKRSKLINKVKNVDAIADDLNLTNEMRSIVEAQLTDHAKMRKVLEFTNSTKATELLIDALWKHAGDIMEDLTSEA